ACCGATCTTCGCATGACACAAACCAACGCTATCAAGGGATGGTTACGATGAGAGGCGAGAACACGAACTTTGAAACTGAAGTGCTCAAGACACATATTGTCGGAGTAGAGGAATTGCTTCGGGTGCATGAGCAGGTGTCGCTCCAACAAGCCCGAAAACTCGAGCACACTCTTGCGGAACTTGAAGACGCAAAACTTCAAGCAGAGGGTGCAAATAAGGCAAAGAGTGAATTCCTTTTGAATATG
This genomic stretch from Nitrospirota bacterium harbors:
- a CDS encoding histidine kinase; protein product: MVTMRGENTNFETEVLKTHIVGVEELLRVHEQVSLQQARKLEHTLAELEDAKLQAEGANKAKSEFLLNMSHELRTPLNSVIGFSEVLTEGLAGSITDEQKEYVLNIWKSGRHL